A genomic window from Glycine max cultivar Williams 82 chromosome 17, Glycine_max_v4.0, whole genome shotgun sequence includes:
- the LOC100789105 gene encoding uncharacterized protein, protein MAVNLGNLALLLDLTSPRSVILERKARPAGSDVVLCAPPSKRDYPSSSSYAVVARGKSNSEKNGVDFDSDEEEEEEEEGGGGGGGFVDWETEMRQRVREFEERRELEKKAEELQSRVGEEGEEEETEEEKRMRVRKELEKVAKEQAERRATAQLMFDLGQKAYGKGSYGRAIEFLEAALTIIPGPTLFGGEIQIWLAMAYEAHNRHKDCIALYRQLEKTHPSVSIRRQAAELRYILQAPKLKISQEEMVTIPLIGSTYDSYAATWSDKYKDNDKKISGSVTNQLPSSKDYLGDFLVWKPPVGLGKNRAFWVGLTIWLGLVGAALFIQR, encoded by the exons ATGGCTGTGAACCTTGGGAACTTGGCGTTGCTACTGGACCTGACTTCGCCGCGGAGCGTGATTCTGGAGAGGAAAGCGCGTCCCGCCGGATCCGACGTCGTTTTGTGCGCGCCGCCGTCCAAGAGGGACtacccctcctcctcctcctacgcGGTGGTGGCGCGTGGGAAGTCGAACTCGGAGAAGAACGGCGTGGATTTCGACAGCgacgaggaggaggaggaggaggaggaggggggAGGCGGCGGTGGGGGGTTCGTGGACTGGGAGACGGAAATGCGGCAGAGAGTGAGGGAGTTCGAGGAGAGGAGGGAGCTCGAGAAGAAGGCCGAGGAGTTGCAGAGTCGCGTTGGAGAGGAAGGCGAGGAGGAAGAAACCGAGGAAGAAAAGAGGATGAGAGTCAGGAAAGAGCTCGAAAag GTAGCTAAGGAACAGGCAGAGAGGAGGGCCACTGCTCAGTTGATGTTTGATTTGGGTCAGAAGGCTTATGGGAAGGGATCCTATGGACGTGCCATTGAGTTTCTTGAAGCTGCACTTACTATCATACCCGGACCTACATTATTCGGTGGTGAG ATACAAATATGGCTGGCTATGGCTTATGAAGCCCATAACCGCCATAAAGATTGCATTGCTCTATACCGACAATTAGAAAAGACGCACCCAAGTGTTAGCATCCGACGCCAAGCTGCAGAGCTTCGTTACATTTTACAAGCGCCAAAGCTCAAGATATCCCAGGAGGAGATGGTGACTATACCCTTGATTGGTTCTACTTATGACAG CTATGCGGCAACATGGAGTGATAAATACAAggacaatgataaaaaaattagtggATCAGTCACGAATCAGCTTCCATCATCTAAAGATTACCTTGGGGACTTTCTTGTATGGAAACCTCCTGTCGGGTTAGGGAAAAATCGAGCTTTCTGGGTTGGCCTAACAATATGGTTGGGATTAGTTGGAGCTGCCCTCTTTATTCAAAGATAA